The following proteins are co-located in the Malus sylvestris chromosome 13, drMalSylv7.2, whole genome shotgun sequence genome:
- the LOC126595843 gene encoding glycine-rich cell wall structural protein-like isoform X31: MPACTTINIRCSSPMFIKPNSSRSPLPIYRSLFNLFIIWGNMGKYSKYVGLFAVMFVVVLAIVECRKIEKETFSEGLGGGLGGGAGGGGGIGGGGGGFGGGAGGGGGGGVGGGSGGGVGGGGGKGGGVGGGSGGGAGGGSGGGVGGGKGGGVGGGSGGGVGGGAGGGGGVGGGAGGGGGVGGGVGGGRGGGVGGGVGGGRGGGVGGGVGGGKGGGGGVGEGAGGGKGGGGGVGGGAGGGKGGGGGVSGGAGGGKGGGGGVGGGVGGGIGGGRGGGAGGGVGGGGGVGGGAGGGKGGGGGVGGGVGGGIGGGRGGGAGGGVGGGGGVGGGAGGGKGGGGGVGGGAGGGIGGGRGGGVGGGVGGGGGVGGGAGGGFGGGVGGGVGGVGGGGGAGGGAGGGFGGGAGGGVGGGVGGGAGGGIGGGY, translated from the exons ATGCCTGCTTGCACCACTATAAATATTCGATGCTCGTCACCGATGTTTATCAAACCAAACAGTTCACGATCCCCGCTTCCTATATATCGATCTCTCTTTAACTTATTTATTATTTGGGGAAACATGGGGAAGTATTCTAAGTATGTTGGGTTGTTTGCTGTGATGTTTGTAGTGGTGCTAGCAATAGTTGAGTGTCGTAAGATTGAGAAAGAAACATTTTCAGAAGGCCTAGGAGGTGGTTTGGGTGGTGGGGCTGGCGGAGGTGGTGGAattggaggtggaggtggtggaTTTGGAGGTGGTGCTGGGGGTGGTGGAGGAGGTGGAGTTGGTGGTGGAAGTGGAGGTGGTGTTGGTGGGGGAGGTGGCAAAGGTGGCGGCGTAGGAGGTGGATCCGGGGGTGGTGCTGGAGGTGGAAGTGGAGGTGGTGTTGGTGGTGGCAAAGGCGGCGGTGTAGGAGGTGGATCTGGGGGTGGTGTTGGAGGAGGAGCTGGCGGAGGAGGTGGTGTTGGAGGCGGAGCTGGTGGGGGAGGTGGTGTTGGAGGCGGTGTTGGTGGTGGAAGAGGGGGTGGTGTCGGAGGCGGAGTTGGTGGTGGAAGAGGAGGTGGTGTAGGCGGAGGTGTTGGCGGGGGCAAAGGTGGGGGAGGTGGTGTCGGCGAAGGTGCTGGTGGAGGCAAAGGTGGCGGAGGTGGTGTAGGCGGAG GTGCTGGCGGGGGCAAAGGTGGGGGAGGTGGTGTCAGTGGAGGTGCTGGTGGAGGCAAAGGTGGGGGAGGTGGTGTAGGTGGAGGTGTTGGTGGAGGCATTGGGGGCGGCAGAGGTGGTGGTGCTGGAGGAGGAGTTGGCGGCGGAGGTGGTGTAGGTGGAGGTGCCGGTGGAGGCAAAGGTGGGGGAGGTGGTGTAGGCGGAG GTGTTGGTGGAGGCATTGGGGGTGGCAGAGGTGGTGGTGCTGGAGGAGGAGTTGGCGGCGGAGGTGGTGTAGGTGGAGGTGCCGGTGGAGGCAAAGGTGGGGGAGGTGGTGTAGGCGGAG GTGCTGGTGGAGGCATTGGGGGCGGCAGAGGTGGTGGTGTTGGAGGAGGAGTTGGCGGTGGAGGTGGTGTAGGTGGAG GTGCTGGTGGAGGTTTTGGGGGTGGTGTAGGTGGTGGTGTTGGAGGAGTTGGCGGCGGAGGTGGTGCCGGTGGAGGTGCTGGTGGAGGCTTTGGTGGTGGTGCAGGTGGTGGTGTTGGAGGAGGAGTTGGTGGCGGTGCTGGTGGAGGAATTGGTGGTGGATATTAA
- the LOC126595843 gene encoding glycine-rich cell wall structural protein-like isoform X1, producing MPACTTINIRCSSPMFIKPNSSRSPLPIYRSLFNLFIIWGNMGKYSKYVGLFAVMFVVVLAIVECRKIEKETFSEGLGGGLGGGAGGGGGIGGGGGGFGGGAGGGGGGGVGGGSGGGVGGGGGKGGGVGGGSGGGAGGGSGGGVGGGKGGGVGGGSGGGVGGGAGGGGGVGGGAGGGGGVGGGVGGGRGGGVGGGVGGGRGGGVGGGVGGGKGGGGGVGEGAGGGKGGGGGVGGGAGGGKGGGGGVSGGAGGGKGGGGGVGGGVGGGIGGGRGGGAGGGVGGGGGVGGGAGGGKGGGGGVGGGVGGGIGGGRGGGAGGGVGGGGGVGGGAGGGKGGGGGVGGGAGGGKGGGGGVGGGAGGGIGGGRGGGVGGGVGGGGGVGGGAGGGKGGGGGVGGGAGGGIGGGIGGGAGGGVDGGGGSGGGVGGGGGVGGGAGGGFGGGVGGGVGGVGGGGGAGGGAGGGFGGGAGGGVGGGVGGGAGGGIGGGY from the exons ATGCCTGCTTGCACCACTATAAATATTCGATGCTCGTCACCGATGTTTATCAAACCAAACAGTTCACGATCCCCGCTTCCTATATATCGATCTCTCTTTAACTTATTTATTATTTGGGGAAACATGGGGAAGTATTCTAAGTATGTTGGGTTGTTTGCTGTGATGTTTGTAGTGGTGCTAGCAATAGTTGAGTGTCGTAAGATTGAGAAAGAAACATTTTCAGAAGGCCTAGGAGGTGGTTTGGGTGGTGGGGCTGGCGGAGGTGGTGGAattggaggtggaggtggtggaTTTGGAGGTGGTGCTGGGGGTGGTGGAGGAGGTGGAGTTGGTGGTGGAAGTGGAGGTGGTGTTGGTGGGGGAGGTGGCAAAGGTGGCGGCGTAGGAGGTGGATCCGGGGGTGGTGCTGGAGGTGGAAGTGGAGGTGGTGTTGGTGGTGGCAAAGGCGGCGGTGTAGGAGGTGGATCTGGGGGTGGTGTTGGAGGAGGAGCTGGCGGAGGAGGTGGTGTTGGAGGCGGAGCTGGTGGGGGAGGTGGTGTTGGAGGCGGTGTTGGTGGTGGAAGAGGGGGTGGTGTCGGAGGCGGAGTTGGTGGTGGAAGAGGAGGTGGTGTAGGCGGAGGTGTTGGCGGGGGCAAAGGTGGGGGAGGTGGTGTCGGCGAAGGTGCTGGTGGAGGCAAAGGTGGCGGAGGTGGTGTAGGCGGAG GTGCTGGCGGGGGCAAAGGTGGGGGAGGTGGTGTCAGTGGAGGTGCTGGTGGAGGCAAAGGTGGGGGAGGTGGTGTAGGTGGAGGTGTTGGTGGAGGCATTGGGGGCGGCAGAGGTGGTGGTGCTGGAGGAGGAGTTGGCGGCGGAGGTGGTGTAGGTGGAGGTGCCGGTGGAGGCAAAGGTGGGGGAGGTGGTGTAGGCGGAG GTGTTGGTGGAGGCATTGGGGGTGGCAGAGGTGGTGGTGCTGGAGGAGGAGTTGGCGGCGGAGGTGGTGTAGGTGGAGGTGCCGGTGGAGGCAAAGGTGGGGGAGGTGGTGTAGGCGGAG GTGCTGGTGGAGGCAAAGGTGGAGGAGGTGGTGTAGGCGGAGGTGCTGGTGGAGGCATTGGGGGCGGCAGAGGTGGTGGTGTTGGAGGAGGAGTTGGCGGTGGAGGTGGTGTAGGTGGAGGTGCCGGTGGAGGCAAAGGTGGGGGAGGTGGTGTAGGCGGAGGTGCTGGTGGAGGCATTGGGGGAGGCATAGGTGGTGGTGCTGGAGGAGGAGTTGACGGCGGAGGTGGTTCTGGAGGAGGAGTTGGCGGTGGAGGTGGTGTAGGTGGAGGTGCTGGTGGAGGTTTTGGGGGTGGTGTAGGTGGTGGTGTTGGAGGAGTTGGCGGCGGAGGTGGTGCCGGTGGAGGTGCTGGTGGAGGCTTTGGTGGTGGTGCAGGTGGTGGTGTTGGAGGAGGAGTTGGTGGCGGTGCTGGTGGAGGAATTGGTGGTGGATATTAA
- the LOC126595843 gene encoding glycine-rich cell wall structural protein-like isoform X43, producing the protein MFIKPNSSRSPLPIYRSLFNLFIIWGNMGKYSKYVGLFAVMFVVVLAIVECRKIEKETFSEGLGGGLGGGAGGGGGIGGGGGGFGGGAGGGGGGGVGGGSGGGVGGGGGKGGGVGGGSGGGAGGGSGGGVGGGKGGGVGGGSGGGVGGGAGGGGGVGGGAGGGGGVGGGVGGGRGGGVGGGVGGGRGGGVGGGVGGGKGGGGGVGEGAGGGKGGGGGVGGGAGGGKGGGGGVSGGAGGGKGGGGGVGGGVGGGIGGGRGGGAGGGVGGGGGVGGGAGGGKGGGGGVGGGAGGGIGGGRGGGAGGGVDGGGGSGGGVGGGGGVGGGAGGGFGGGVGGGVGGVGGGGGAGGGAGGGFGGGAGGGVGGGVGGGAGGGIGGGY; encoded by the exons ATGTTTATCAAACCAAACAGTTCACGATCCCCGCTTCCTATATATCGATCTCTCTTTAACTTATTTATTATTTGGGGAAACATGGGGAAGTATTCTAAGTATGTTGGGTTGTTTGCTGTGATGTTTGTAGTGGTGCTAGCAATAGTTGAGTGTCGTAAGATTGAGAAAGAAACATTTTCAGAAGGCCTAGGAGGTGGTTTGGGTGGTGGGGCTGGCGGAGGTGGTGGAattggaggtggaggtggtggaTTTGGAGGTGGTGCTGGGGGTGGTGGAGGAGGTGGAGTTGGTGGTGGAAGTGGAGGTGGTGTTGGTGGGGGAGGTGGCAAAGGTGGCGGCGTAGGAGGTGGATCCGGGGGTGGTGCTGGAGGTGGAAGTGGAGGTGGTGTTGGTGGTGGCAAAGGCGGCGGTGTAGGAGGTGGATCTGGGGGTGGTGTTGGAGGAGGAGCTGGCGGAGGAGGTGGTGTTGGAGGCGGAGCTGGTGGGGGAGGTGGTGTTGGAGGCGGTGTTGGTGGTGGAAGAGGGGGTGGTGTCGGAGGCGGAGTTGGTGGTGGAAGAGGAGGTGGTGTAGGCGGAGGTGTTGGCGGGGGCAAAGGTGGGGGAGGTGGTGTCGGCGAAGGTGCTGGTGGAGGCAAAGGTGGCGGAGGTGGTGTAGGCGGAG GTGCTGGCGGGGGCAAAGGTGGGGGAGGTGGTGTCAGTGGAGGTGCTGGTGGAGGCAAAGGTGGGGGAGGTGGTGTAGGTGGAGGTGTTGGTGGAGGCATTGGGGGCGGCAGAGGTGGTGGTGCTGGAGGAGGAGTTGGCGGCGGAGGTGGTGTAGGTGGAGGTGCCGGTGGAGGCAAAGGTGGGGGAGGTGGTGTAGGCGGAG GTGCTGGTGGAGGCATTGGGGGCGGCAGAG GTGGTGGTGCTGGAGGAGGAGTTGACGGCGGAGGTGGTTCTGGAGGAGGAGTTGGCGGTGGAGGTGGTGTAGGTGGAGGTGCTGGTGGAGGTTTTGGGGGTGGTGTAGGTGGTGGTGTTGGAGGAGTTGGCGGCGGAGGTGGTGCCGGTGGAGGTGCTGGTGGAGGCTTTGGTGGTGGTGCAGGTGGTGGTGTTGGAGGAGGAGTTGGTGGCGGTGCTGGTGGAGGAATTGGTGGTGGATATTAA
- the LOC126595843 gene encoding glycine-rich cell wall structural protein-like isoform X47, whose protein sequence is MFIKPNSSRSPLPIYRSLFNLFIIWGNMGKYSKYVGLFAVMFVVVLAIVECRKIEKETFSEGLGGGLGGGAGGGGGIGGGGGGFGGGAGGGGGGGVGGGSGGGVGGGGGKGGGVGGGSGGGAGGGSGGGVGGGKGGGVGGGSGGGVGGGAGGGGGVGGGAGGGGGVGGGVGGGRGGGVGGGVGGGRGGGVGGGVGGGKGGGGGVGEGAGGGKGGGGGVGGGAGGGKGGGGGVSGGAGGGKGGGGGVGGGVGGGIGGGRGGGAGGGVGGGGGVGGGAGGGKGGGGGVGGGVGGGIGGGRGGGAGGGVGGGGGSGGGVGGGGGVGGGAGGGFGGGVGGGVGGVGGGGGAGGGAGGGFGGGAGGGVGGGVGGGAGGGIGGGY, encoded by the exons ATGTTTATCAAACCAAACAGTTCACGATCCCCGCTTCCTATATATCGATCTCTCTTTAACTTATTTATTATTTGGGGAAACATGGGGAAGTATTCTAAGTATGTTGGGTTGTTTGCTGTGATGTTTGTAGTGGTGCTAGCAATAGTTGAGTGTCGTAAGATTGAGAAAGAAACATTTTCAGAAGGCCTAGGAGGTGGTTTGGGTGGTGGGGCTGGCGGAGGTGGTGGAattggaggtggaggtggtggaTTTGGAGGTGGTGCTGGGGGTGGTGGAGGAGGTGGAGTTGGTGGTGGAAGTGGAGGTGGTGTTGGTGGGGGAGGTGGCAAAGGTGGCGGCGTAGGAGGTGGATCCGGGGGTGGTGCTGGAGGTGGAAGTGGAGGTGGTGTTGGTGGTGGCAAAGGCGGCGGTGTAGGAGGTGGATCTGGGGGTGGTGTTGGAGGAGGAGCTGGCGGAGGAGGTGGTGTTGGAGGCGGAGCTGGTGGGGGAGGTGGTGTTGGAGGCGGTGTTGGTGGTGGAAGAGGGGGTGGTGTCGGAGGCGGAGTTGGTGGTGGAAGAGGAGGTGGTGTAGGCGGAGGTGTTGGCGGGGGCAAAGGTGGGGGAGGTGGTGTCGGCGAAGGTGCTGGTGGAGGCAAAGGTGGCGGAGGTGGTGTAGGCGGAG GTGCTGGCGGGGGCAAAGGTGGGGGAGGTGGTGTCAGTGGAGGTGCTGGTGGAGGCAAAGGTGGGGGAGGTGGTGTAGGTGGAGGTGTTGGTGGAGGCATTGGGGGCGGCAGAGGTGGTGGTGCTGGAGGAGGAGTTGGCGGCGGAGGTGGTGTAGGTGGAGGTGCCGGTGGAGGCAAAGGTGGGGGAGGTGGTGTAGGCGGAG GTGTTGGTGGAGGCATTGGGGGTGGCAGAGGTGGTGGTGCTGGAGGAGGAGTTGGCGGCGGAG GTGGTTCTGGAGGAGGAGTTGGCGGTGGAGGTGGTGTAGGTGGAGGTGCTGGTGGAGGTTTTGGGGGTGGTGTAGGTGGTGGTGTTGGAGGAGTTGGCGGCGGAGGTGGTGCCGGTGGAGGTGCTGGTGGAGGCTTTGGTGGTGGTGCAGGTGGTGGTGTTGGAGGAGGAGTTGGTGGCGGTGCTGGTGGAGGAATTGGTGGTGGATATTAA
- the LOC126595843 gene encoding glycine-rich cell wall structural protein-like isoform X23, producing the protein MPACTTINIRCSSPMFIKPNSSRSPLPIYRSLFNLFIIWGNMGKYSKYVGLFAVMFVVVLAIVECRKIEKETFSEGLGGGLGGGAGGGGGIGGGGGGFGGGAGGGGGGGVGGGSGGGVGGGGGKGGGVGGGSGGGAGGGSGGGVGGGKGGGVGGGSGGGVGGGAGGGGGVGGGAGGGGGVGGGVGGGRGGGVGGGVGGGRGGGVGGGVGGGKGGGGGVGEGAGGGKGGGGGVGGGAGGGKGGGGGVSGGAGGGKGGGGGVGGGVGGGIGGGRGGGAGGGVGGGGGVGGGAGGGKGGGGGVGGGAGGGKGGGGGVGGGAGGGKGGGGGVGGGAGGGKGGGGGVGGGAGGGIGGGRGGGAGGGVDGGGGSGGGVGGGGGVGGGAGGGFGGGVGGGVGGVGGGGGAGGGAGGGFGGGAGGGVGGGVGGGAGGGIGGGY; encoded by the exons ATGCCTGCTTGCACCACTATAAATATTCGATGCTCGTCACCGATGTTTATCAAACCAAACAGTTCACGATCCCCGCTTCCTATATATCGATCTCTCTTTAACTTATTTATTATTTGGGGAAACATGGGGAAGTATTCTAAGTATGTTGGGTTGTTTGCTGTGATGTTTGTAGTGGTGCTAGCAATAGTTGAGTGTCGTAAGATTGAGAAAGAAACATTTTCAGAAGGCCTAGGAGGTGGTTTGGGTGGTGGGGCTGGCGGAGGTGGTGGAattggaggtggaggtggtggaTTTGGAGGTGGTGCTGGGGGTGGTGGAGGAGGTGGAGTTGGTGGTGGAAGTGGAGGTGGTGTTGGTGGGGGAGGTGGCAAAGGTGGCGGCGTAGGAGGTGGATCCGGGGGTGGTGCTGGAGGTGGAAGTGGAGGTGGTGTTGGTGGTGGCAAAGGCGGCGGTGTAGGAGGTGGATCTGGGGGTGGTGTTGGAGGAGGAGCTGGCGGAGGAGGTGGTGTTGGAGGCGGAGCTGGTGGGGGAGGTGGTGTTGGAGGCGGTGTTGGTGGTGGAAGAGGGGGTGGTGTCGGAGGCGGAGTTGGTGGTGGAAGAGGAGGTGGTGTAGGCGGAGGTGTTGGCGGGGGCAAAGGTGGGGGAGGTGGTGTCGGCGAAGGTGCTGGTGGAGGCAAAGGTGGCGGAGGTGGTGTAGGCGGAG GTGCTGGCGGGGGCAAAGGTGGGGGAGGTGGTGTCAGTGGAGGTGCTGGTGGAGGCAAAGGTGGGGGAGGTGGTGTAGGTGGAGGTGTTGGTGGAGGCATTGGGGGCGGCAGAGGTGGTGGTGCTGGAGGAGGAGTTGGCGGCGGAGGTGGTGTAGGTGGAGGTGCCGGTGGAGGCAAAGGTGGGGGAGGTGGTGTAGGCGGAGGTGCTGGCGGGGGCAAAGGTGGGGGAGGTGGTGTAGGTGGAG GTGCTGGAGGGGGCAAAGGTGGGGGAGGTGGTGTTGGTGGAGGTGCTGGTGGAGGCAAAGGTGGAGGAGGTGGTGTAGGCGGAGGTGCTGGTGGAGGCATTGGGGGCGGCAGAG GTGGTGGTGCTGGAGGAGGAGTTGACGGCGGAGGTGGTTCTGGAGGAGGAGTTGGCGGTGGAGGTGGTGTAGGTGGAGGTGCTGGTGGAGGTTTTGGGGGTGGTGTAGGTGGTGGTGTTGGAGGAGTTGGCGGCGGAGGTGGTGCCGGTGGAGGTGCTGGTGGAGGCTTTGGTGGTGGTGCAGGTGGTGGTGTTGGAGGAGGAGTTGGTGGCGGTGCTGGTGGAGGAATTGGTGGTGGATATTAA
- the LOC126595843 gene encoding glycine-rich cell wall structural protein-like isoform X25 — protein MPACTTINIRCSSPMFIKPNSSRSPLPIYRSLFNLFIIWGNMGKYSKYVGLFAVMFVVVLAIVECRKIEKETFSEGLGGGLGGGAGGGGGIGGGGGGFGGGAGGGGGGGVGGGSGGGVGGGGGKGGGVGGGSGGGAGGGSGGGVGGGKGGGVGGGSGGGVGGGAGGGGGVGGGAGGGGGVGGGVGGGRGGGVGGGVGGGRGGGVGGGVGGGKGGGGGVGEGAGGGKGGGGGVGGGAGGGKGGGGGVSGGAGGGKGGGGGVGGGVGGGIGGGRGGGAGGGVGGGGGVGGGAGGGKGGGGGVGGGAGGGIGGGRGGGVGGGVGGGGGVGGGAGGGKGGGGGVGGGAGGGIGGGIGGGAGGGVDGGGGSGGGVGGGGGVGGGAGGGFGGGVGGGVGGVGGGGGAGGGAGGGFGGGAGGGVGGGVGGGAGGGIGGGY, from the exons ATGCCTGCTTGCACCACTATAAATATTCGATGCTCGTCACCGATGTTTATCAAACCAAACAGTTCACGATCCCCGCTTCCTATATATCGATCTCTCTTTAACTTATTTATTATTTGGGGAAACATGGGGAAGTATTCTAAGTATGTTGGGTTGTTTGCTGTGATGTTTGTAGTGGTGCTAGCAATAGTTGAGTGTCGTAAGATTGAGAAAGAAACATTTTCAGAAGGCCTAGGAGGTGGTTTGGGTGGTGGGGCTGGCGGAGGTGGTGGAattggaggtggaggtggtggaTTTGGAGGTGGTGCTGGGGGTGGTGGAGGAGGTGGAGTTGGTGGTGGAAGTGGAGGTGGTGTTGGTGGGGGAGGTGGCAAAGGTGGCGGCGTAGGAGGTGGATCCGGGGGTGGTGCTGGAGGTGGAAGTGGAGGTGGTGTTGGTGGTGGCAAAGGCGGCGGTGTAGGAGGTGGATCTGGGGGTGGTGTTGGAGGAGGAGCTGGCGGAGGAGGTGGTGTTGGAGGCGGAGCTGGTGGGGGAGGTGGTGTTGGAGGCGGTGTTGGTGGTGGAAGAGGGGGTGGTGTCGGAGGCGGAGTTGGTGGTGGAAGAGGAGGTGGTGTAGGCGGAGGTGTTGGCGGGGGCAAAGGTGGGGGAGGTGGTGTCGGCGAAGGTGCTGGTGGAGGCAAAGGTGGCGGAGGTGGTGTAGGCGGAG GTGCTGGCGGGGGCAAAGGTGGGGGAGGTGGTGTCAGTGGAGGTGCTGGTGGAGGCAAAGGTGGGGGAGGTGGTGTAGGTGGAGGTGTTGGTGGAGGCATTGGGGGCGGCAGAGGTGGTGGTGCTGGAGGAGGAGTTGGCGGCGGAGGTGGTGTAGGTGGAG GTGCTGGTGGAGGCAAAGGTGGAGGAGGTGGTGTAGGCGGAGGTGCTGGTGGAGGCATTGGGGGCGGCAGAGGTGGTGGTGTTGGAGGAGGAGTTGGCGGTGGAGGTGGTGTAGGTGGAGGTGCCGGTGGAGGCAAAGGTGGGGGAGGTGGTGTAGGCGGAGGTGCTGGTGGAGGCATTGGGGGAGGCATAGGTGGTGGTGCTGGAGGAGGAGTTGACGGCGGAGGTGGTTCTGGAGGAGGAGTTGGCGGTGGAGGTGGTGTAGGTGGAGGTGCTGGTGGAGGTTTTGGGGGTGGTGTAGGTGGTGGTGTTGGAGGAGTTGGCGGCGGAGGTGGTGCCGGTGGAGGTGCTGGTGGAGGCTTTGGTGGTGGTGCAGGTGGTGGTGTTGGAGGAGGAGTTGGTGGCGGTGCTGGTGGAGGAATTGGTGGTGGATATTAA
- the LOC126595843 gene encoding glycine-rich cell wall structural protein-like isoform X36, which yields MFIKPNSSRSPLPIYRSLFNLFIIWGNMGKYSKYVGLFAVMFVVVLAIVECRKIEKETFSEGLGGGLGGGAGGGGGIGGGGGGFGGGAGGGGGGGVGGGSGGGVGGGGGKGGGVGGGSGGGAGGGSGGGVGGGKGGGVGGGSGGGVGGGAGGGGGVGGGAGGGGGVGGGVGGGRGGGVGGGVGGGRGGGVGGGVGGGKGGGGGVGEGAGGGKGGGGGVGGGAGGGKGGGGGVSGGAGGGKGGGGGVGGGAGGGKGGGGGVGGGAGGGIGGGRGGGVGGGVGGGGGVGGGAGGGKGGGGGVGGGAGGGIGGGIGGGAGGGVDGGGGSGGGVGGGGGVGGGAGGGFGGGVGGGVGGVGGGGGAGGGAGGGFGGGAGGGVGGGVGGGAGGGIGGGY from the exons ATGTTTATCAAACCAAACAGTTCACGATCCCCGCTTCCTATATATCGATCTCTCTTTAACTTATTTATTATTTGGGGAAACATGGGGAAGTATTCTAAGTATGTTGGGTTGTTTGCTGTGATGTTTGTAGTGGTGCTAGCAATAGTTGAGTGTCGTAAGATTGAGAAAGAAACATTTTCAGAAGGCCTAGGAGGTGGTTTGGGTGGTGGGGCTGGCGGAGGTGGTGGAattggaggtggaggtggtggaTTTGGAGGTGGTGCTGGGGGTGGTGGAGGAGGTGGAGTTGGTGGTGGAAGTGGAGGTGGTGTTGGTGGGGGAGGTGGCAAAGGTGGCGGCGTAGGAGGTGGATCCGGGGGTGGTGCTGGAGGTGGAAGTGGAGGTGGTGTTGGTGGTGGCAAAGGCGGCGGTGTAGGAGGTGGATCTGGGGGTGGTGTTGGAGGAGGAGCTGGCGGAGGAGGTGGTGTTGGAGGCGGAGCTGGTGGGGGAGGTGGTGTTGGAGGCGGTGTTGGTGGTGGAAGAGGGGGTGGTGTCGGAGGCGGAGTTGGTGGTGGAAGAGGAGGTGGTGTAGGCGGAGGTGTTGGCGGGGGCAAAGGTGGGGGAGGTGGTGTCGGCGAAGGTGCTGGTGGAGGCAAAGGTGGCGGAGGTGGTGTAGGCGGAG GTGCTGGCGGGGGCAAAGGTGGGGGAGGTGGTGTCAGTGGAGGTGCTGGTGGAGGCAAAGGTGGGGGAGGTGGTGTAGGTGGAG GTGCTGGTGGAGGCAAAGGTGGAGGAGGTGGTGTAGGCGGAGGTGCTGGTGGAGGCATTGGGGGCGGCAGAGGTGGTGGTGTTGGAGGAGGAGTTGGCGGTGGAGGTGGTGTAGGTGGAGGTGCCGGTGGAGGCAAAGGTGGGGGAGGTGGTGTAGGCGGAGGTGCTGGTGGAGGCATTGGGGGAGGCATAGGTGGTGGTGCTGGAGGAGGAGTTGACGGCGGAGGTGGTTCTGGAGGAGGAGTTGGCGGTGGAGGTGGTGTAGGTGGAGGTGCTGGTGGAGGTTTTGGGGGTGGTGTAGGTGGTGGTGTTGGAGGAGTTGGCGGCGGAGGTGGTGCCGGTGGAGGTGCTGGTGGAGGCTTTGGTGGTGGTGCAGGTGGTGGTGTTGGAGGAGGAGTTGGTGGCGGTGCTGGTGGAGGAATTGGTGGTGGATATTAA
- the LOC126595843 gene encoding glycine-rich cell wall structural protein-like isoform X46 has protein sequence MFIKPNSSRSPLPIYRSLFNLFIIWGNMGKYSKYVGLFAVMFVVVLAIVECRKIEKETFSEGLGGGLGGGAGGGGGIGGGGGGFGGGAGGGGGGGVGGGSGGGVGGGGGKGGGVGGGSGGGAGGGSGGGVGGGKGGGVGGGSGGGVGGGAGGGGGVGGGAGGGGGVGGGVGGGRGGGVGGGVGGGRGGGVGGGVGGGKGGGGGVGEGAGGGKGGGGGVGGGAGGGKGGGGGVSGGAGGGKGGGGGVGGGAGGGIGGGRGGGVGGGVGGGGGVGGGAGGGKGGGGGVGGGAGGGIGGGIGGGAGGGVDGGGGSGGGVGGGGGVGGGAGGGFGGGVGGGVGGVGGGGGAGGGAGGGFGGGAGGGVGGGVGGGAGGGIGGGY, from the exons ATGTTTATCAAACCAAACAGTTCACGATCCCCGCTTCCTATATATCGATCTCTCTTTAACTTATTTATTATTTGGGGAAACATGGGGAAGTATTCTAAGTATGTTGGGTTGTTTGCTGTGATGTTTGTAGTGGTGCTAGCAATAGTTGAGTGTCGTAAGATTGAGAAAGAAACATTTTCAGAAGGCCTAGGAGGTGGTTTGGGTGGTGGGGCTGGCGGAGGTGGTGGAattggaggtggaggtggtggaTTTGGAGGTGGTGCTGGGGGTGGTGGAGGAGGTGGAGTTGGTGGTGGAAGTGGAGGTGGTGTTGGTGGGGGAGGTGGCAAAGGTGGCGGCGTAGGAGGTGGATCCGGGGGTGGTGCTGGAGGTGGAAGTGGAGGTGGTGTTGGTGGTGGCAAAGGCGGCGGTGTAGGAGGTGGATCTGGGGGTGGTGTTGGAGGAGGAGCTGGCGGAGGAGGTGGTGTTGGAGGCGGAGCTGGTGGGGGAGGTGGTGTTGGAGGCGGTGTTGGTGGTGGAAGAGGGGGTGGTGTCGGAGGCGGAGTTGGTGGTGGAAGAGGAGGTGGTGTAGGCGGAGGTGTTGGCGGGGGCAAAGGTGGGGGAGGTGGTGTCGGCGAAGGTGCTGGTGGAGGCAAAGGTGGCGGAGGTGGTGTAGGCGGAG GTGCTGGCGGGGGCAAAGGTGGGGGAGGTGGTGTCAGTGGAGGTGCTGGTGGAGGCAAAGGTGGGGGAGGTGGTGTAGGTGGAG GTGCTGGTGGAGGCATTGGGGGCGGCAGAGGTGGTGGTGTTGGAGGAGGAGTTGGCGGTGGAGGTGGTGTAGGTGGAGGTGCCGGTGGAGGCAAAGGTGGGGGAGGTGGTGTAGGCGGAGGTGCTGGTGGAGGCATTGGGGGAGGCATAGGTGGTGGTGCTGGAGGAGGAGTTGACGGCGGAGGTGGTTCTGGAGGAGGAGTTGGCGGTGGAGGTGGTGTAGGTGGAGGTGCTGGTGGAGGTTTTGGGGGTGGTGTAGGTGGTGGTGTTGGAGGAGTTGGCGGCGGAGGTGGTGCCGGTGGAGGTGCTGGTGGAGGCTTTGGTGGTGGTGCAGGTGGTGGTGTTGGAGGAGGAGTTGGTGGCGGTGCTGGTGGAGGAATTGGTGGTGGATATTAA